The genomic DNA TCGCGGCGAAGCTCTGCGCCCCCCAGTCGTCGCGGACGCGTGCGGCCCGCGGCGATTGCCTGAGAATCGCCTGCACGTCGGCCGACAACCGGCGCAGCGTCGCTTCATACGCCAGTTCATCGCGCGATATTGCCGGCGGCGCCGTTAGGCGCACCGCGATCGGATACGGCACGGGGTTGGTCTGCAGTTGCCGCACATCAATCATGGCGTTGGGGACCCGCGCCGTAAGCGCGCGCTGCAGTTCACCCGCCAGTGCGGGTGTGTCATCCTTGTCCTTCACCTTCACAATCAACTGGGCATAGTTCTGCTGCTGCTGTTCCGGGGTCACCGAGAACCAGAACCGCGGTGCGCCGCCCCCGATGAACGAGGTGATCGACTCGAGGATCTCCTTCGGCTGCCCGTCCTTTCCATGCCTGACCCCGAACTCCGCGGCGGCCTCACGGATGACGACTTCGGCCGCGGCAGCCGTGGCGTTGGTGGCGGGGAGGGCCGTCGGATTCGGGAGCCAGACGTCGACGTAGGAGAGGTACTGCACGTCGTCAGGGAAAAAGGTCTCCTTGAGGGAACGCTTCAGCACGACACCGAGGGCCAGGAACACCATGGAACCCGCCAGGACCTTGCGCCGGTGTTCAATGGCGTAGTGACCGACCCGGAAGTACCACCCTGTAAACCCGCGGCTCCGCCGCTCCTCGATGGTCGGCTCCGGCTTCGTGCTCGGCCGGAGGATGTAGTAGCCGAGGAGGGGGATAAACGTCATCGAGACGATGCGCGACGCGATCAATGCGGTCGCCATCACGATCGGCAGGCTGTGGAGGAACTCCCCCTGGTTGCCCGTAAGCATCAGCATGGGGAGATAGGCCACGACGTTCGTGATCGTGGCAAAGAGAATGGCGGTGGCCAGCTTGGTGGGCCCCCACCAGGCGGCCTGGAGCGGCGGGTCTCCAGCCGCGAGATCGCGTTTGATGGCATCGCCTGCTACCACCGGGTCGTCCACCAGGAGGCCGAGGGCCAGGATCAGCGTCGCTACGGACACTTGCTGGAGATCGACTCCGAGCACAAAGATCGTCCCGAAGGTCATTGCGAGCGTGATGGGGATGGCGAGCATCATGAGCAGCGCCGCGCGCCACTCCCAGAATCCGATGAGCGCCACCACCACGACCAGCAGGATGGCCTCGTACAGGGCGTCCATGAAGAGGTCGATGTTCTCCTGCACCTGCTTCGGCTGGTCGGAGGTGCGCGAGAGGACGAGGTCCTCCGGCAGCCGACCGCTCATGCTCTCCAGCGCCGAGTTCACCGCGGTCCCGAACGCATCGATCTGTTCGCCACTCCGCATCTGGATGCCGAGCGAAATGGCCCGATGCCGACGCCACTCGCCCGTGCTGTCGCGGCTGGTATTGAAGTTTAGATAGCGGGGTGGGCTCTGGTACCCGCGAAAGACGTTTGCGACCTGGCGCAGGTACACTGGAGTGCCGCCCGCCGTGCTGATGATCACGTCATTCAGGTCCTGCTCACTCTCGAACGACCCTGTCGGGTTTACCACTACGTTGATATCACCCGCCTGCAGCACCCCGCCGGGTACCAGCGTGTTCCGTGCGCTCAGGATGCTCTTGATGCTTGCCGGCTGAATGCCGTAGGACGCCAGCTGCTCCTGGTCGTAGGCCAGGAAGATCTGCTCCGGCAGCACCCCTGATCGCTGCACCTTGGCAACAAGCGGCACGCCAAGGAGCTGGCGGGTAATGAGGTCGGTGAACTGGTCGAGGTCGCGATAGGTGTACTTGTCGCCACCCGAAGCAGTCAGCGCCGCCTCGGTGCCCGCGGTATCGCGGACTACGATCGGAGGCCAGGCATCTGGGGAGAATCCGTTGAGGCCGAGGTCAGTGCGGGTAAAGTGGTCGAACGCCGCGAGGAGTGCCGAGTCGCTCGCAGTGGTGCTGAGGTCCAGACCGGCAAACCCGGCGCCAAGGAGTGGCGCGGTCCGCGTCGCGGTGCCGTTTCGCCGCAGCGATTCGCCGAAGAGCCGGACCGCCCGGGTGACGAGCACCGGATTCATGGACTGAGGAAGGGCCACGATGAGGGCCGCCGTAGAGCCCGCTGCCACCCGCTCGCGGGCCCGGGCGATCGCGGCGTTGATGTCGCGGGCGCGGAGCGCGAGCTCCACTTCGCTCTCGTGCGGGCTCGCCACGGTGAGGAGCAGGGCCGCCGTCTCGCCGAACCCGCTGTTGAACTGGATCGGCCCGGCCCCCTGCGGCAGGCTGCTGTTGAGGGCGGCGAGCTTCAGATTGATGTCGCTGAATTCCTTCTCGGGATCGTCGACATCTTCGGCGAGTTGAATCGTGACGATGGACAGCCCGGCCACAGTGAGTGACTTGATCCCGTAGTCGCTGGCGCCGGTGGGGTGCAGCGTCGGGTTCTGCGCGGCGGTCATTTCGACCTGCCGGGTGACCAGCTGCTCCACCTCTTCCGCACTGGTTCCCGGCCAGGGGGTGATGGCGGTGGCCACCCGCACCGGGATCACCGGATCCTTGCGCTTCGGCATGTGCGTGTAGCCGTAGAGGCCCCAAGCGACCACGAGCGCGAGCAGGACCCAGGACACGTGGCGGTTTTCGACAAAGAAACGCGCCGTGTTGTGGGTGGACGCGGCGCGCTCGTGCTCCGTTCGGGGGTCGTGTGTCATCGGCGGCTCCGTTTAGTCCACCGACCGAACGACATCGCCGTCCTGCACGATTGTCGCGCCGCTGACAATCACGCGATCGCCGGCCGCGAGCCCCGTGCGGACCAGGATGGCGTTGCCGGTCACCTCTCCCAGTGTCACCGGCGTGAGCCGTGCGATGTCGCGCCCGCTGTCCGCCACGACCCGCATGACGGCGTAGCCGGTGTCCCCGGGGGTCGCCCGCACCACCGCGTCGAGTGGCACGCTCACCAGGACGGGCGCCGTCGCGGCGCTCTTCGCAACGTTGGGCGGGACGACAAGGCTCGCAACCATCCCGTCACGCAATGCACCGTCGGCATTGGTCACCGAGACTTCCACGGTACTCACGCGCGTCAGGCTGTTGGCGGAGGGGGCGACCGCGGTGACGGTGCCGGTGAACACCCGATCAGGCGCCGAGGCGGTCGTGATGCCGATCTGGCGACCGAGGGCGACGCTCGAGAGCATGACGTCGGGCACCCCGAAGACCACCTTGACCGAGCTCAGGTCGGCCAGGGTGAATGCCACGGTGCCGGGGCCCACGAGTGTTCCGACCTCAATGTTACGCTTGAGCAGAACCCCATCCATGGGCGCCTTCAGGGAGGTGTAGCCCAGATTCAATTCGGCCTCGTTCACCTGTGCCTTGGCACCGTCCACCGCCGCGACCGAGGTCTCGTATTCCTGCTTCGCGGAATCGAAATCGGAACCGGTGATGCTGTTCGTGGCCTGGAGATTGGTGGCGCGTCGGAAGTCGGCCGAGCTCTTGTCGAGCGAGGCCTGGGCCTTGGCCAGGTTCGCCTTCGCCTTCGTGAGCTGGTCCTGGTACTCGTCAGGGCGCACCTTGGCGAGAACCTGTCCCTTCCGGACCGCATCGCCCTGCTGCAGATCCCGGGCGCGGGCATCCGCGCCCTGCACCTGATGAATCTCGACGACGAAGCCGTTCACCTTGAAGGCGAGATCCACCTGCGCCCGAGGCGTGACGGTGGCCGAATAGCGGATCCCGTCCACCCCTCCGCTCGCTCCCACCACCATCACCTTGACCGGCACACCAGCCGGTGCGTCACTCGCGTGCCCGCCGCACCCGGCCACGAGAATCGCCACTACTGCCGCCGACATCTGTCGCCACCGGCTCATCAGGTGCCTCCCAGGGCCTTATCCAGCTCGGCCTGTGCCGTCCAGAACGACAGCAGCGCCCGCTGGTACTCGTTGTTGGCGTCCGCCAGCTCCGACTCGGCCTGGAGAACATCCTTGAGGAGCGCGTCCTGCTCCCGGTACTCGTTGGTCAGCACCCGCAACTTTTCTGTCGCAGCCTGACGGGTCAACTCGGTCACCTTGACCAGTTCCTCCGCCTGGGTCACGTCCCGCAGCCGCGCCGCCACCTCGATTGACACCTGCGCCTTGGTGTGTGCCAGCTCGTTCTCCGCCTGCGCCACCTCAGCCCGCTTCTTCTGGAGATCCTGGCTCTTCCGGCCCCAGTCGTAGATATCCCATCGGAACTGGAGTCCCACCGACCAGTCGGTGGCGGGCACGAAGTCCACATTTACCAGCTGGGAGTACTTCATGAACACGTTGAGATCCGGCAGATATTCGGCCTTCGTTAGCCGGTACCCGGTTTCGGCCTGTTGCATCCGCAGGCCGCGCGCCTGCACATCGGGGCGCTGCGCAATCGCCAGCGACTCGGCTTGCGCGAGCGGCGGATAGCCGATCGGGGCCGGCACCTGCTCTTCGACACGGAAGCGGGTGGCGGGGTCACGTCCAAGGAGATTGTTGAAGCGCTCCTGCTGGGTGAGCAAGGCGTTCGTCTCCCGGCGCACCGTGTACTCGGAACGGGCCAGGCGGGCCCGGGTCTCCATCGCCTCGTATTCCTGCGCCACCTCTTGCGCCACGTACTGCTGCACCAGTGCTACCAGCGCCTGGTAGAACGCGACGCTCGTCACCGCCGCGTCGAGCGCGCTTTGGGTCTTGAGCATCTCGTAGTACTGCTGGCGCACCTGCTTGACGACCTCCTGCCGCCTGCCCCGGAGTTCCTGTTCGGCCAGCGACTCCTCCAGCTCGAACTGGTTGACCATCAGGCCGATCCGATGGAGTTGCAGGACCGGCTGCGTCACGCTGGCGGACGCGGCCCCATACGGCCCATCGATGGACTGGATCGTGGTGCTGGAGTCGGGAATGGGGCCGACAATCGGGTAGGTGCCGAACTCGCCGGCCGGCACCGTGAACCCCTGGCGGTTAAAGCTGTAGTTGGCGCCTGCCTCGAGAATGAGCGAGGGAAGGTGCCGGGTCCTTGCGGCACCGACCGAGGCGGTCGCTTTGGTGACTCCCAGCGTTGCGTCGGCGAGGGCCACGTTGCCCTGAATGGCGAGGGCGAGAGCGGCGTCCAGGGTAAGGACAGGAACGCCAGCGGGCGTACCCTGCTGACCTTGGGCGGGGACGGTAAAGGCGACAAGAAGAAGGACGCCGGCCATTGCGGACCGGAGTTCGCCTCGAGCGGTTGCCATATACTCCTGCCGAAGGGGGGGCGGCGCGGACTGAAGCCAAGGTCCCCACCAATTTACCGGCCGAAGAGAGACTGTCAAACGCGCCGATGGGTGGCACTCCGGGGCATGGGGCCCCATCTTCCCTCCCTATGACTGCGCCCTCCCGCCTCACCGCAGCCCTGGCCGACCGCTACCGCATCGAGCGGGAGCTGGGGCAGGGCGGCATGGCCACGGTCTATCTCGCCGCAGACCTGAAGCACGACCGCCAGGTGGCCATCAAGGTCCTGCGGCCCGAGCTCGCGGCGGTCATCGGCGCGGACCGGTTCCTC from Gemmatimonadales bacterium includes the following:
- a CDS encoding TolC family protein, producing the protein MATARGELRSAMAGVLLLVAFTVPAQGQQGTPAGVPVLTLDAALALAIQGNVALADATLGVTKATASVGAARTRHLPSLILEAGANYSFNRQGFTVPAGEFGTYPIVGPIPDSSTTIQSIDGPYGAASASVTQPVLQLHRIGLMVNQFELEESLAEQELRGRRQEVVKQVRQQYYEMLKTQSALDAAVTSVAFYQALVALVQQYVAQEVAQEYEAMETRARLARSEYTVRRETNALLTQQERFNNLLGRDPATRFRVEEQVPAPIGYPPLAQAESLAIAQRPDVQARGLRMQQAETGYRLTKAEYLPDLNVFMKYSQLVNVDFVPATDWSVGLQFRWDIYDWGRKSQDLQKKRAEVAQAENELAHTKAQVSIEVAARLRDVTQAEELVKVTELTRQAATEKLRVLTNEYREQDALLKDVLQAESELADANNEYQRALLSFWTAQAELDKALGGT
- a CDS encoding efflux RND transporter periplasmic adaptor subunit; the encoded protein is MSRWRQMSAAVVAILVAGCGGHASDAPAGVPVKVMVVGASGGVDGIRYSATVTPRAQVDLAFKVNGFVVEIHQVQGADARARDLQQGDAVRKGQVLAKVRPDEYQDQLTKAKANLAKAQASLDKSSADFRRATNLQATNSITGSDFDSAKQEYETSVAAVDGAKAQVNEAELNLGYTSLKAPMDGVLLKRNIEVGTLVGPGTVAFTLADLSSVKVVFGVPDVMLSSVALGRQIGITTASAPDRVFTGTVTAVAPSANSLTRVSTVEVSVTNADGALRDGMVASLVVPPNVAKSAATAPVLVSVPLDAVVRATPGDTGYAVMRVVADSGRDIARLTPVTLGEVTGNAILVRTGLAAGDRVIVSGATIVQDGDVVRSVD
- a CDS encoding efflux RND transporter permease subunit; its protein translation is MTHDPRTEHERAASTHNTARFFVENRHVSWVLLALVVAWGLYGYTHMPKRKDPVIPVRVATAITPWPGTSAEEVEQLVTRQVEMTAAQNPTLHPTGASDYGIKSLTVAGLSIVTIQLAEDVDDPEKEFSDINLKLAALNSSLPQGAGPIQFNSGFGETAALLLTVASPHESEVELALRARDINAAIARARERVAAGSTAALIVALPQSMNPVLVTRAVRLFGESLRRNGTATRTAPLLGAGFAGLDLSTTASDSALLAAFDHFTRTDLGLNGFSPDAWPPIVVRDTAGTEAALTASGGDKYTYRDLDQFTDLITRQLLGVPLVAKVQRSGVLPEQIFLAYDQEQLASYGIQPASIKSILSARNTLVPGGVLQAGDINVVVNPTGSFESEQDLNDVIISTAGGTPVYLRQVANVFRGYQSPPRYLNFNTSRDSTGEWRRHRAISLGIQMRSGEQIDAFGTAVNSALESMSGRLPEDLVLSRTSDQPKQVQENIDLFMDALYEAILLVVVVALIGFWEWRAALLMMLAIPITLAMTFGTIFVLGVDLQQVSVATLILALGLLVDDPVVAGDAIKRDLAAGDPPLQAAWWGPTKLATAILFATITNVVAYLPMLMLTGNQGEFLHSLPIVMATALIASRIVSMTFIPLLGYYILRPSTKPEPTIEERRSRGFTGWYFRVGHYAIEHRRKVLAGSMVFLALGVVLKRSLKETFFPDDVQYLSYVDVWLPNPTALPATNATAAAAEVVIREAAAEFGVRHGKDGQPKEILESITSFIGGGAPRFWFSVTPEQQQQNYAQLIVKVKDKDDTPALAGELQRALTARVPNAMIDVRQLQTNPVPYPIAVRLTAPPAISRDELAYEATLRRLSADVQAILRQSPRAARVRDDWGAQSFAATLRIDPDRANLAGVTNQDVAAASAAGLNGTMVATLREGNKQIPIIARLQPRERATLGDLDNLYVYSMENRNKIPIREVASFEYGMETQRTRRQDQVRQVTVFGFPAPGSLASEVYGPVAKQLAEYSKTLPPGYSLIISGEQAKSVEGFAQLKIVMLVSILMIFLALVLQFRNAVKPLIVFAAVPYGIVGALASLYVTGTSFGFMALLGIVSLIGVIVSHVIVLFDFIEEMHAKGEPLIESLLDAGIVRLRPVLITVGATVLALLPLALHGGPLWQPLCYAQIGGLLIATGVTLILVPVIYAICVLDLKIVKWEDKEVLA